The stretch of DNA GCGCCCGCGTACGCGACGTACTAGGTAGGTGGCCGGGTGCACTGCACCTCCGCCCTCCTGGATCGACCGGGAATTTCGAGGCGCCCATCGATGGCGAGCCTGTGATCCAGGTTGATCGGTGGACGACGCTTGATCCATCGATCGTGGATCGACCCCTTCCTGTGGACAGGGAGCGGGCCGGAAATATCTCCACAGTAGGTGACAAGTCCTTTTGCTTTAGCGTGTCTCGCGTATTTTAGCTTGCTCTCCGGCACGCCTTCGATCCATTTTTTGTGGCTCCTGCCCAGCAGAGCATCGGTGGGTGCGCTTTGGCCATTTGCGCCATGGATTCTATGATTGCATGTACGTGCCCCTTGTTCATGCAACTTCACTTTGGGTTTGGGCTTCGAGATATCAACGCTCACTCGACGATGGTTCATATGCAGTGGTACCGGGCCACTACTGTCCTTGTGAAGAGAATCTGGTGCTCAAATCGTTCGCCGGTGTGCCGCTGGTACACTGGGCCAGCATGCATGGCGAGTGAGTGGTCAATTATTTGTACGTCTGCAATTTGGGCGTCCAATGGGCGGCCACCACGTGGCGTGGAGATGACTGATGTGTGATCAGAACGAGGAGGTAGCGTGATATGGGGCACGTTCCCATATTCCCGGAGCTGCCAGAGTTATTTCCCCGCCATATCTCTCCAAAgttgccggagtactgcagcgcCGATCACCTCACATCTGCCACAGTGCTATGCACCGCAAACCAAATTCATCGAGGTATTTGGGTATTCCCTAGAGAAAGTCATCGAGGTAGCGGACTGTTTGTGTGCCCCAATTATTTGGTGATTCGTCTGGATTTATCTGAATTTCAACCTGTGTTTCATAGGTTTGAGTCTGAGGTGACATATGTCAGAGTATGGGCGCAATAATTTGGTTTTATAGGCCTTTTACCGACTCTCTTCCTAACTaatacccccccccccctaatTTTAGCGGGGGTGGGCCCCTCACCCTTATTTTTACATAATcaaacatactccctccgttccaaaatagatgactcaactttgtactaactttgtaTGAAGTTTGTACAAAGtcgggtcatctattttggaacggaggaagTGGTCCATATGTTTAGCATTGCTCACATTTGAGTCTGGGGTGACATATGTTTGGAATATCCATGGAGCCACAACACCTTGAGATATACGCAATGTAGAATCGTTTGCGCAAGTATTCATGCATAATCCATCTTTTTAGCCATGGCGTTGTGTATTTTTCTATCCTCGCCTGCATATTTGTCGCCCCATGTTAAGAACCTTGGATCGTTAGACAATTCAAGGCCAGAACGGCACAACAATAGAGAAAGAGATGAATAAGATGGTTTTGCCATATATCCAACCTTGTTTATAAAGTGTGCTCTCAAGTCCATTGGAGCTCCGAGTAGCAAGAAGGATCGCACTGAGGGAGGCTACTATGGCGTAGTGAAGGACCATTGATTTGGCTATGCTGGGAGAAGGATCATTGGTGCCATCGGCGGGACATCTCAACGAAGGCAAGGGGCAAGCAATGCCACAACAACTAGGGATGGTTGATGACATATCACTGGGCTTTCTAGCAGAGGGTTGGTTTAATGCAAACATCATCCAGCCCATGAATTCTAAAATAATGGACATAACTACACGATCATTGCTTTGGTTCAGCACAGCTCTTGAAGCATATACCCTTGCAAACCTCCCAAGGCGACTATTTTTCAACCCGTCGATGTGTTTGGGGTAGAAAACCAGTGCTCCTTTGAGCTAAAAATTGTTCTATTTGTACAAACTCATCGTAGGGCCTCTTTGCATCACAATATTTTGAAAAACGTAGAAATCGGAAAAAGAACACATGATTCAAATATcaggtactccctccgtaaaaAAAATATAAGAGAATTTGGATCACTAAAGTAGTATATAAACACTCTtgtatttctttacagagggagtactatatatACAAACTCCTACAATAAATTTTGTGGTGATCCATCTAGACGGTTCAAATGGAATAAGCAATGGAATTTTAGaggaacacacacacacacacacacacacacagagagagagagtttGTCAAGGAAAAAGAGGAACAAGGTTTGAGCTCATGTTTTTTAAGCATAAGTTTTGAGCTCATGTTAATTAGATTTCCTAGTGAATTAATGGCAAAGGGAGAAAATTCATTCCGTAGGAATTTCACAACAAATAGATATGACCCAAAAAGACAAGTTCATGAAAAAATTCCTAAGAATTGGATTCCTCCAAGATTTGAATGTAATGTAAATAGAATCCTCAAAAATAGGGATCCTTGAAAAATGATTTATAGCAGGCAAAAGAACCAAATTCACGAATTTTTCAAACATTTGTAAGACCAGTTAGGCAAAATCCCAATGAGATATTGCCGTTTACTAGTCAGACCCAACTTCAACAATCTCCTGGTAGAAATCTTTTGGCGTCAGTGAAATGGCCGAAATCTTGTCGAATTCTGGTGCACTTTGTGAGCTCCGACCCCATTGCTGAGAATTTACCAACAGGCAAGGCGACACCGTGCTTTCTTTGCCCTGTATTTCGAAGGACTGCGAATCGGACGGTCCACTCTCAAAGCCCCATTTCGCGTGGAACGGTCGATCGACCAAACCACGCTAGAACAAAACGGGAGCCGGAGGGACAGACAGGGTAAGGCGAGCGGCGCGATGGGCCCGAAAAAATCCCCGCCATCACCTCTGGACGAATGGGGATGCCGCGCCCACGTGACCGCGCAGCGCCCACATGCTGACATGTCCCTCTCCTCCCCCTCGCCTATTTCTACCTCCGCGCCGGTGTTACTTGTCACGCTCTCCTCAGTTCACTCCCCGCGATCCCGGACGCCATTATCAAGCACCACAGCTCTCAGCAGGAGGCTTcggcttctatctcagaggaagCTCTACCGTCTGTTCTCTGGTCGCTCTGATCGCGCGAACAAGTTAATTAGGTGTGCTTGCCGATCTGGTCGTGGTGTGCTTGCCGATCGCCATGGCCGACGACTCATCGTCCCCGGCGTCTTACATCCGACTGGTACGTCCGCGCAGCATAATGGTGATCTGATTGAGAAGCTAGCGCATGCGCCATTTTGGTGTGCTAATTCAGCCATGTGTTGCAAGCAGGTGCAGCATCTGATCGAGAAGTGCATCTGCTACGACATGAACAAGGAGGAGTGCGTGGAGGCGCTGGAGAAGCACGCCAACATCATGCCCGCCGTCACATCCACCGGTAATACGTCCGTCCACTCTCACATTGCTTTGATTGGTAGCTTCGAGTTTGTCATCGATCGCTCCACTGTCTTTCTTGCATTGCATGCCTGCATGCATGCAGAGGAAGGGAGATGTTCTTCTACCTTTCTCTTCTAGATGATCTTATAGCAAGCTAGAAACTGTATTCAGAGATTGTATCTTCAGATACTGGCTAGCTAGCTACCCTTGATCCATCAGCATGTCAATCTGTTTAGCCAGTAACATACTTATGGATTCAGATGATGTCCTTAATTAATGATTTTCTGTACGTGGGCAACAGTGTGGAAGGAGCTGGAGAAGGAGAACAGGGAGTTCTTCGAGACGTACAAGAAGGACAGAGGCGGTGAGTCGCCGTCGCAGAAGGGCAGTCCTTCAGACCAGGCGTCGACCTCAAGGAGCTCAGACGACAACGACGACTAGAGGCCGGCCGGATCCATGCATATATGCATGGCACTACACAAAACTAAAATATATCAGGGTGTGTGTGTGTAAATAAATCGCAGCtagccacgccacgccacgcacGTACCCCTGGCTCAGCTCCAGCTGGATGATCCACCGAGCAGACACTCCTTCAGTTGGTTGGTCCAAAATCGAAAAGATTCAGAATCACCAATCCACAGGAGCGTCTGGAATCTTGTATGCATACTAGTAAGCCATGCTGTACAGGTGGAGGAGGAGAATGGACGTCCGTCCGGAGGAGACGACGGACGTACGCGGGCGTTGCGGTCTGTAATTTGTACCCATCTGTACATACTCCTTACATGTGAGCGGCGACTAGCTTGTTGCTGTCAGAGGAAAGATGGCCCTGTCTTGTTCCGATTCCGATCTTTGCGGTGGCTTTTTCTACGTATACTCACTCTCTCCACACGGGCTGGACTAGCTGCGCGCGCCCGAGCTGTCTGTCGGCgatcaaatcgaacgaaacacGCGAGAGCGAGCGTCCCCAAATTCCCATCCGTCGGCCCGGCGGAGTTGGACGTCTGCGGCGCTCCGGCGCCCGCGGCGAGCTTCCTGGAACCGTCGCCCGCCCGATCGATCAGCCCGCGACTGGCGCGTACGTACGAGCTGGTGAGCTACTTGCCTACTTGGGCAGGATTGTTTCGGCCCTGAGAAGGCGACGGGTGTCGTGCCCGATGCACGCACTTGGCCAGTCGCTACGCGCCCGAAACGTAGTCATGCCTTGTACTATACTGAGCTTCACGTCGCACTCCGGCTGGACGACGGACAGGAACAGCAAGACGTACTGGTACGTAGTAGGACGGATATTTTACGTACACGGAGCCGCGGGCACGTACGCGTACGCGTGGTGATCGAGCTCTCGTACGTGCCGCGTGGAGACAGGGCGAGCGGGGCGGCAGAGGATCGAGCTCCGCGTTGCGTTGCGTGCTCGTATCGTGGGCCGCCGCTCGCCACGTACGTGCCCGGCCGGGCTGTGGCCGCTGTGCGCCCCGTGTTCGTAGTGCTTCACGTGCTAGTTGGCGTAGGAGGCGGCCAGATTGTTGGAGGCCATGAGCCACCGGTGGTGCCGGCTTAGCTAGCCAAGTGTGTGTGGTCGATTCACCTTATCCGTTCGCGTTCGCGTTCGCGAATTGTTGGTGTTGGATCCGCATGCTGCAGGCAGCAAAGGACATGGTACTGCACTAGATTGGTTCACTGTACCAGTAGCACTGAATTGATGCAGACTTGCAGAGTTTCGGCCGAGACAGCCTAACTAACAGGCCGGCCTGATTGAACTGAGGCCTGCCTACTAGCCCGCTACGAGAGGAAAGATGACTACTGTGAGCCAGGTCAGGTCCATTTAAAAAAAGGGAATTGTCTAAAAAAAACTTAAAACAAGGGAAAAGACGAAAGGAACTTTTGCAATTACATCTTTGTTGTAATTTTTTCTTCAACATCAGCTGTTTTGCAAAAGTTCCTACCACAATAATACCTTTTTTTCAAAAAAGTGAAAACGCAAAAAAAAAAACTGTAATAAGTCCTTTGTTGCAAAAAAAAATTGCAACACAGCGTTTGCTGCAAATATTTTTGCAATAAGATTTGTGTTGTAAAAAAGGGAACTTGCAACATGAGTTGTGTTGCAAAAGTGAGGATAACGCCCAGCCATGAGATTACGCCGGATCTGACGGCTCGCAATACAGCGGACCTTTTGAAAAGATCCGTCAACCGACGTGTAGCATGTCAGGCTATCGTGTGTTGGACAGATTAAAAGCTCGAGCATAAACTGGGCAGattaattcaaaaaaaaattgagcAGATCCTTTGTTTTCAAGAAAGGCCATCATGGCTAGCTTTATATTGATCAAGAATCAAAAGTTCTTCGTCGACGAGCTTACTAACGAGAAAGCCAGGTGGAACCCTTATTACAACTAGcaaatatgcccgtgcgttgcaacgggagacaAAAAAGTATGGCTCACCAAATAAGTATGACTCAATATCCCGATGTATGAGCATACTCTATTTTAACATAGTGGCTCACCA from Triticum urartu cultivar G1812 chromosome 3, Tu2.1, whole genome shotgun sequence encodes:
- the LOC125548792 gene encoding uncharacterized protein LOC125548792, with amino-acid sequence MADDSSSPASYIRLVQHLIEKCICYDMNKEECVEALEKHANIMPAVTSTVWKELEKENREFFETYKKDRGGESPSQKGSPSDQASTSRSSDDNDD